A section of the Telopea speciosissima isolate NSW1024214 ecotype Mountain lineage chromosome 3, Tspe_v1, whole genome shotgun sequence genome encodes:
- the LOC122653699 gene encoding L-type lectin-domain containing receptor kinase S.1-like, translated as MMEMLFLHSRYLLHLPLILILLSISFADALDFLFNSFNATDLKLTEDARLDSSVVRLTNDSNRYSIGRAFYPSPLLMQNSSTESTISSFSTSFVFSILPQLTSSPGFGLAFFLTNTTSPPNAIAGQYFGIFSNATRASVYPVIAVEFDTGINVEFNDPDANHVGIDLNNIESAFTRSAGYYNSTKGDLVPLDMRNGQNVRAWIDFDGSLLEFNVTIAPATVSRPFTPLITYKNPAIANYVSPNMYVGFSASKTTWVEAQRILAWSFSNTGTARDLNTTNLPVFLPESSSSSSFSTGAIAGISIAFAVFLVLCLLGLYWFWEKKKRKTTEDDGIEDWELEYWPHRFSYEELSTATKGFSKDELLGSGGFGRVYKGTLKNNNTEVAVKCVNHDSRQGLREFMAEISSMGRLQHKNLVQMRGWCRKGNELMLVYDYMPNGSLNRWIFDKPEKVMGWEERRRVLGDVAEGLNYLHHGWDQMVLHRDIKSSNILLDSDMRGRLGDFGLAKLYQHGQTPSTTRVVGTYGYLAPELANVAAPTVASDVYSYGVVVLEVACGRRPIETWSDDEPLLIDWVKELYAEGRLSEAADSRIAGEYEAEDMEAVLKIGLACCHPDPQHRPTMREVVAILLGEEVSAASGNLLSELPRVVSIHGEEPEPALQPSV; from the coding sequence ATGATGGAGATGCTATTCTTACACTCTCgctatcttcttcatcttcccctCATCCTAATCCTGTTATCCATCTCCTTTGCTGATGCTCTGGATTTCCTATTCAACTCCTTCAATGCCACTGACCTGAAGCTCACCGAAGATGCGCGGCTAGACTCGTCCGTCGTCCGACTGACCAACGATTCCAACCGGTATTCCATCGGTAGAGCCTTCtacccttctcctcttctcatGCAAAACTCCTCCACTGAATCCActatttcttccttctctacCTCTTTCGTCTTCTCCATCCTCCCTCAGCTCACCTCTAGCCCTGGCTTCGGCCTCGCCTTCTTCCTCACCAACACCACCTCTCCCCCTAACGCCATCGCAGGTCAATACTTCGGCATCTTCTCCAATGCCACCCGCGCCTCCGTCTACCCCGTCATCGCTGTCGAATTCGATACCGGCATCAATGTTGAATTCAACGACCCAGATGCCAATCATGTCGGCATCGATCTGAACAACATTGAATCCGCCTTCACACGATCCGCCGGTTATTATAATTCCACCAAAGGAGACCTCGTTCCCCTCGACATGCGTAACGGCCAGAATGTCCGGGCTTGGATCGATTTCGACGGTTCCCTTTTGGAATTCAATGTTACCATCGCCCCCGCAACTGTGTCTCGTCCCTTTACGCCACTGATCACTTACAAGAATCCCGCCATCGCTAATTATGTCTCCCCCAACATGTATGTTGGCTTTTCTGCTTCCAAAACGACTTGGGTGGAAGCGCAGAGGATCCTAGCTTGGAGTTTTAGCAACACCGGAACTGCTAGGGATTTAAACACCACGAATCTGCCGGTTTTCTTGCCTGAATCGTCATCATCGTCTTCCTTTTCTACCGGGGCCATAGCCGGGATTTCGATCGCTTTTGCTGTATTCCTAGTCCTCTGCTTGTTGGGGCTTTACtggttttgggagaagaagaagaggaagaccacaGAAGATGATGGGATCGAAGATTGGGAGCTTGAGTACTGGCCACACCGTTTCTCATACGAAGAGCTTAGCACAGCCACGAAAGGGTTCTCCAAGGACGAGCTTCTCGGGTCTGGTGGATTCGGCAGAGTATACAAAGGAACCCTAAAGAACAACAACACAGAGGTGGCTGTGAAATGCGTGAACCATGACTCGAGACAGGGACTGAGAGAATTCATGGCAGAGATATCGAGCATGGGGAGGCTCCAACACAAGAACCTGGTTCAGATGAGAGGGTGGTGTAGGAAAGGGAACGAGCTGATGCTGGTCTATGATTACATGCCCAACGGTAGCCTCAACCGGTGGATCTTCGACAAGCCCGAGAAGGTGATGGGGTGGGAGGAGAGGCGAAGGGTGTTGGGCGATGTGGCGGAGGGTTTGAACTACCTGCACCACGGATGGGATCAGATGGTCCTCCACCGTGACATCAAGTCCAGCAACATACTTCTCGACTCCGACATGCGAGGTCGCCTCGGTGACTTCGGACTCGCTAAGCTCTATCAGCACGGCCAGACACCCAGCACGACGCGAGTGGTGGGCACGTATGGGTACCTAGCACCGGAGTTGGCGAATGTGGCGGCTCCAACGGTGGCGAGCGATGTGTACAGTTATGgggtggtggtgctggaggtggcgTGTGGGCGGAGACCCATCGAAACGTGGTCTGATGACGAACCGCTGCTGATCGATTGGGTGAAGGAGCTTTATGCAGAAGGGAGGCTAAGCGAAGCGGCTGACTCGAGGATTGCAGGGGAGTACGAGGCGGAGGACATGGAGGCGGTGCTCAAGATTGGACTGGCTTGCTGCCATCCTGACCCTCAACACAGGCCTACTATGAGGGAGGTTGTAGCCATACTGCTTGGTGAGGAGGTCTCTGCGGCATCGGGGAATTTGTTGTCGGAGCTCCCACGTGTCGTCTCCATCCACGGCGAGGAGCCGGAGCCAGCACTACAACCTTCGGTGTGA
- the LOC122654061 gene encoding L-type lectin-domain containing receptor kinase S.1-like, with protein sequence MVSSLLFLLMLVSVFPTTFELNFLFNSFNATTNLKFFGDAHIDDSSFIKLTNASTQNSIGRAFYFAPITMNTTSSINQTTNISSSFNTSFVFSIIPGNKETSSNTGYGLAFVLSDSTSINGRYFGIFSDTTNPSVSPPVAIEFDTSQNTNLNDPDKNHVGINLNNAKSSEHQRAGYFDPVTREFVSINMRDGQNIRAWIDFVGPRNEVIVTIAPADLARPTQPLFTFYDVTIANYLSPQMFIGFSAATETSAEKQRVLAWSFSDEGSAIDINTAEFPVFQTSHSSSSSFSAQVITGISSICLLCLIGILLGSYWVWRKRKTEEEKIEEWELDYWPHRFSYGELREATKGFSKDELLGAGGFGEVFKGILPNNTEMAVKCINHDSEQGLREFMAEISSMGRLQHKNLVHMRGWCRKGNELMLVYDYMPNSSLNHWIFKNPKRVLGWEERRRVLVDVAEGLNYLHHGWDQLVLHRDIKPSNILLDSDMRGRLGDFGLAKLYQHGQAPGTTRVVGTLGYLAPELVNVGATAASDVYSFGVTMLVVVCGRSPIECYGDEEEEQLLVDWVRKLHGKGRICEVVHPKIAKECEGRVGDVKRVLMLGLACCSPDPQHRPTMKQVVAVLMGAVAEGLASAWLWSILSDQSGKLQGSGLELGEGEEVIGVSEGGRVGEDKSPLLHGHVSFSSDAYHYSFPPLSFSHSHSHPQSQM encoded by the coding sequence atggtttcttctcttctctttctcctcatgTTGGTTTCTGTATTTCCTACTACTTTTGAGCTCAATTTTCTCTTCAACTCCTTCAATGCCACCACCAATTTAAAATTCTTCGGTGATGCCCATATCGATGACTCATCTTTCATCAAATTAACCAATGCTTCCACCCAGAATTCCATCGGACGAGCTTTTTACTTTGCTCCAATCACCATGAACACAACTTCAAGTATAAACCAGACCACCAAtatttcttcctccttcaacaCTTCATTCGTCTTCTCCATCATTCCCGGCAACAAGGAAACCTCTTCAAACACAGGCTACGGCCTTGCCTTTGTCCTCTCCGATTCCACCTCTATCAATGGTCGATACTTTGGCATCTTCTCCGACACTACCAATCCTTCCGTTTCTCCTCCTGTAGCCATCGAATTCGATACCAGCCAAAACACAAATCTCAATGATCCAGACAAGAATCATGTGGGCATCAACCTCAACAATGCCAAATCCTCTGAGCATCAAAGGGCTGGTTACTTCGATCCTGTGACTCGCGAATTTGTCTCCATCAATATGCGTGACGGCCAAAACATTCGTGCTTGGATTGACTTCGTTGGACCCAGAAACGAAGTTATCGTCACAATTGCTCCGGCCGACTTAGCTCGACCCACCCAACCTCTGTTCACTTTCTATGATGTAACCATAGCTAACTACTTATCACCCCAAATGTTTATTGGGTTCTCGGCAGCTACGGAGACTTCCGCAGAGAAACAGAGGGTTCTAGCTTGGAGCTTCAGTGATGAAGGAAGCGCTATAGACATAAACACGGCCGAATTTCCGGTTTTCCAAACATCACATTCATCATCCTCTTCGTTTTCTGCTCAAGTAATAACCGGAATTTCATCAATTTGTCTCCTCTGTTTGATTGGGATCTTACTTGGATCTTACTGGGTTTGGCGAAAGAggaaaacagaggaagaaaagaTCGAGGAATGGGAGCTTGATTACTGGCCTCACAGATTCTCCTATGGGGAGCtcagagaagcaacaaaggGATTCTCAAAGGACGAACTTCTAGGTGCAGGTGGATTTGGGGAAGTATTCAAGGGGATTCTACCAAACAACACAGAAATGGCAGTCAAGTGTATCAATCACGACTCAGAGCAAGGGCTGAGAGAGTTCATGGCAGAGATATCAAGTATGGGGAGGCTTCAACACAAGAACCTGGTCCACATGAGGGGTTGGTGCAGGAAAGGGAATGAGCTGATGCTGGTGTACGATTACATGCCCAACAGCAGCCTCAACCACTGGATCTTCAAAAATCCCAAGAGGGTTTTGGGGTGGGAGGAGAGACGCAGGGTATTGGTGGACGTAGCGGAAGGATTGAACTACCTCCACCACGGTTGGGACCAGTTGGTGCTTCACCGTGACATCAAGCCCAGCAATATATTATTGGATTCCGACATGAGAGGACGATTGGGGGATTTCGGGTTGGCCAAGCTATACCAGCATGGGCAGGCACCAGGTACCACACGGGTGGTGGGCACGCTAGGGTACCTAGCGCCGGAGCTGGTGAATGTAGGGGCAACGGCAGCGAGCGATGTGTATAGCTTTGGGGTGACAATGTTGGTGGTTGTATGTGGGCGAAGTCCGATAGAGTGTTACGGcgatgaggaggaggagcagttgttggtggattgggtgaggaAATTGCATGGGAAGGGGAGGATTTGTGAGGTTGTGCATCCAAAGATTGCGAAAGAGTGTGAGGGTAGGGTTGGGGATGTGAAGAGGGTGTTGATGTTGGGGTTGGCGTGTTGTAGTCCAGACCCTCAGCATCGGCCGACGATGAAACAGGTGGTTGCAGTACTGATGGGTGCTGTGGCAGAAGGGTTGGCGTCGGCTTGGCTGTGGAGTATACTTTCAGATCAGTCAGGGAAGTTGCAAGGGAGTGGGTTGGAGttgggagaaggagaggaagtgATTGGTGTTAGCGAAGGTGGTCGTGTTGGGGAAGACAAATCACCTTTGTTGCATGGTCATGTTAGTTTCTCCAGTGATGCTTACCATTACAGTTTTCCACCATTATCATTCTCTCACTCTCATTCTCACCCTCAATCCCAAATGTGA